Proteins from a single region of Calonectris borealis chromosome 14, bCalBor7.hap1.2, whole genome shotgun sequence:
- the TMX2 gene encoding thioredoxin-related transmembrane protein 2, with translation MAVVAPLLALLYSVPGLCRWLARPYYPLSALLATAFLLVRKVPPLCQGLPSQREDGNPCDFDWREVEILMFLSAIVMMKNRRSITVEQHIGNIFMFSKVANAILFFRLDIRMGLLYLTLCIVFLMTCKPPLYMGPEYIKYFSDKTIDEELDRDKRVTWIVEFFANWSSECQSFAPIFADLSLKYNCSGLHFGKVDVGRYTDVSTRYKVSTSPLTKQLPTLILFQGGTETMRRPQIDKKGRAVSWTFSEENVIREFNLNELYQKAKKQSKPREEGPEEPPGAQAARRPDGETKKDK, from the exons ATGGCGGTGGTGGCGCCGCTGTTGGCCCTGCTGTACTcggtgccggggctgtgccgCTGGCTGGCGCGGCCCTACTACCCGCTCTCCGCCCTGCTCGCCACCGCCTTCCTGCTCGTCCGCAAGGTCCCGCCGCTCTGCCAAGGGCTACCCTCCCAGCGGGAGGACGGCAACCCCTGCGACTTCGACTGG CGGGAGGTGGAGATCCTCATGTTCCTCAGCGCCATTGTGATGATGAAGAACCGACGCTCCA TCACCGTGGAGCAGCACATCGGGAACATCTTCATGTTCAGCAAAGTGGCGAACGCCATCCTCTTCTTCCGCCTCGACATCCGCATGGGTCTGCTTTACCTCACACTTTGCATAG TGTTCCTGATGACCTGCAAGCCCCCCCTCTACATGGGCCCCGAGTACATCAAGTATTTCAGCGACAAGACCATAGAT gaggagctggaccgGGATAAGCGGGTGACCTGGATCGTCGAGTTCTTCGCCAACTGGTCCAGCGAGTGCCAGTCCTTCGCCCCCATCTTCGCTGACCTCTCTCTCAA GTACAACTGCTCGGGGCTGCACTTCGGGAAGGTGGACGTTGGCCGGTACACGGACGTCAGCACCAG GTACAAGGTCAGCACCTCGCCCCTCACCAAGCAGTTACCCACCCTCATCCTCTTCCAGGGCGGGACAGAGACCATGCGCCGGCCGCAGATCGACAAAAAGGGCCGGGCCGTGTCCTGGACCTTCTCCGAG GAGAACGTGATCCGGGAGTTCAACCTCAACGAGCTCTACCAGAAGGCCAAGAAGCAGTCGAAGCCGCGGGAGGAGGGGCCCGAGGAGCCCCCCGGCGCGCAGGCAGCCAGGCGCCCTGACGGCGAGACCAAGAAGGACAAGTAG
- the SELENOH gene encoding selenoprotein H, whose amino-acid sequence MAPRGRKRGAQRLAAAAAEAPEAAGAPEKRARAQGEGSPGGTGPRVVIEHCKSURVFGRNAAAVSEALRGAVAHLPVEINPRQPRRNSFEVSLVKEDGSTVELWSGIGKGPPRKLKFPQPEAMVEALKSSLA is encoded by the exons ATGGCTCCTCGCGGGAGGAAGCGCGGGGCCCAGCggctggcagcggcggcggcggaggcacCGGAGGCGGCGGGTGCCCCGGAAAAGCGGGCGCGCGCCCAGGGCGAGGGCAGCCCGGGGGGCACCGGCCCCCGCGTCGTCATCGAGCACTG CAAGAGCTGACGGGTGTTCGGGCGCAACGCGGCGGCGGTGAGTGAGGCCCTGCGCGGGGCTGTGGCCCACCTCCCCGTGGAGATCAACCCCCGGCAGCCGCGCAGGAACAGCTTCGAGGTGTCCCTGGTGAAGGAGGACGGCAGCA CCGTGGAGCTGTGGAGCGGCATTGGGAAGGGGCCCCCCCGCAAGCTGAAGTTTCCCCAGCCGGAGGCCATGGTGGAAGCCCTGAAGAGCAGCTTGGCATAG
- the BTBD18 gene encoding BTB/POZ domain-containing protein 18 translates to MGSPSATPRLLYRSTRLLRTAFQHLHQQQQQADVFCDVVLQAEGEAVVAHCCVLSVCSPFFMEQLGRELPPQGRRVVLELGGLKIGALRKLVRFLYTAELEATREEVQEVLAVARHLRVTELESLQLRGGRLVRPGPQRQLNRSCLRPSRHSSPMAVGGRAEPDGRSTGIPPRGQPCSPGTAHPSPGPVGRVKLRKVESGGCWEVVRERQPPTAPGAVAAGNGGVTELQPPLDVGALGRAGRRSPPQAAWRKQDQVPPAPQQGSGQAVPPGDSPGDPEEEEVDVGMVEPCLPPGTVCIWPCPSSESDEEVDVLT, encoded by the exons ATGGGCTCTCCTTCGGCCACCCCGAGGCTGCTCTACCGCAGCACTCGCCTGCTCCGCACAGCCTTCCAGCacctccaccagcagcagcagcaagcggaTGTCTTCTGCGATGTGGTCCTGCAGGCTGAAG GTGAGGCAGTGGTGGCCCACTGCTGCGTCCTCTCCGTCTGCAGCCCCTTCTTCATGGAGCAGCTGGGCCGGGAGCTGCCCCCCCAGGGTCGCAGggtggtgctggagctgggggggctgaAGATTGGGGCACTGCGTAAGCTGGTGCGCTTTCTCTACACCGCTGAGCTGGAGGCCACGCGGGAGGAGGTGCAGGAGGTGCTGGCAGTTGCCCGCCACCTCCGCGTCACCGAGCTTGAGTCGTTGCAGCTCCGGGGGGGACGCCTGGTGAGGCCGGGACCCCAGCGGCAGCTCAACCGCTCCTGCCTGCGCCCCTCCCGGCACAGCTCCCCCATGGCGGTGGGTGGCAGGGCTGAGCCTGATGGTAGGAGCACTGGCATCCCCCCGCGGGGGCAGCCATGCTCTCCAGGGACTGcgcaccccagccccggccccgtggGGCGGGTGAAGCTGCGGAAGGTGGAGagcggggggtgctgggaggtggtgcGGGAGAGGCAGCCCCCCACTGCACCTGGCGCTGTGGCAGCGGGCAATGGGGGAGTGACGGAACTGCAGCCCCCCCTGGATGTGGGTGCACTGGGGCGAGCGGGCAGGCGCTCCCCGCCCCAGGCAGCCTGGAGGAAGCAGGACCAGGTGCCCCCTGCACCGCAGCAGGGCAGTGGGCAGGCAGTGCCGCCGGGGGACTCCCCAGGTgaccccgaggaggaggaggtggatgtGGGGATGGTGGAGCCATGCTTGCCCCCTGGCACCGTCTGCATCTGGCCCTGCCCCTCGTCCGAGTCAGATGAGGAGGTGGATGTCCTCACATAG